DNA from Streptomyces rishiriensis:
GCGCCGGCCGACGCTGTTCCCGGTCCCGGCGCCGGTGCTGCGCTCGGTGCTGGGCGAGATGGCCGGGGACGTCCTGGGCAGCGCGCGGGTGGTGCCCAAGCGACTGCTGGAGTCCGGGTTCACCTTCGCGTTTCCCGGGATCGAGGACGCCATCCGGGCAGCCTGATCCTCCACGTGACCGTATGCGACCGCCGTGCGACCGTGCCCTGTCCATGCGCGACTGTTCCTGACCGATCACGGCCCTAACCTCGAGCCGAACTCGGGTATCCGGGACGGCTGTTGGGGGCATGACGTCTCCACCGGCCGCGCAACCTCGAGGAGGGGCACGTGCTTGAGCCCGCGTACCAGGCAGACGTCGTCGTAGTGGGAGCCGGTGTCGCCGGACTCTCCGCCGCGCACCGGCTGGCCAGCGCAGGAGTAACGACCGCAGTCCTGGAGGCCGCTCCCTACGTGGGCGGCCGCATGTCGACGGAGAAGGTCGACGGGTTCAGACTCGACCGCATCGGGCAGCTGCTGTCGACGGCATACCCGGAACTGGCCCTGACACCGGGGCTGGACGCGCTCGCGCTGCGTCCGTTCGCGCCGGGGGTCCTGCTGCACAGCGACGGGCGCCATCACCGCGCGGGCGCGCAGGCAGGCGCGGGGAGCACAAGGGGCGCATTACACGCCGTACGCGCCCTGGCGAGCGTTCCCCGGCCGGGCGCGCTGCCCAGGCCGCGCGCCGGCGGCTCCCCGGCCACGCAGGCGCGGCCGGCGCCACTCCCCAAGGTCCGGGCGGGGGCGCCGCTGGGCACCGCCGTGGACCAGGCCCGGCTGGGCGCCGCACTGACCCGGCTCGCGGTCACCCCCGCCGAACGGCTGATGCGCCGCCCGGAGTCACCGGCCGCCCAGGCCCTCGCCTCCCGTGGTCTGCCCGCCCGCACGATCGACGGCTTCCTGCGTCCGCTGCTCGCCGCGCTGCTCTGCGACCCGGACCTCACCACCTCCAGCCGGTGCGCGGACCTCGCGCTGCGCGCCTTCGCGGCCGGCCGGCTGTCCCTGCCGGAGGGCGGGGCCGAGGTGCTGCCCGAGCTGCTCGCGCGGACGCTGCCGCCGGGCACCGTGCACACCGGGGTGCGGGTCACCTCGGTCTCCACGACCTCGGTGACCACCGCCGAGCACGGCGAGTTCCGCTGCCGTGCCGTGCTGGTCGCCACCGACGCGCGCACCGCGGCGGAACTGCTGCCGGGCCTGCGGGTGCCCGACTTCCATCCGGTGACGGTCGTCCACCACACGGCGGACGACCCGCCCGGGACCGGGGCGTCGCTGCTCCTCGACGCCGACCGGGGCGGCCCGGTCGCGCACACGGCCGTGGTCAGCCGGGTCGACCCCAGCCGCGCACCGGCGGGACGCGCGCTGATCTCGTCCACGGTCCTCGGCACACCGCCGCCGGGCATCGACACCGCCGTACGCATGCATCTGTCCCGGCTGTACGGCATCTCGACCGCGCGCTGGGAGACGCTGGCCGTGCATCACACCGCCGAGGCCGTGCCGGCGATGCGGGCGCCGCACGATCTGCGGCGGGCTGTCCGGTTGCTGGCGGGCCTGTACGTGTGCGGCGACCACCGGGACACCAGCACCGTGCAGGGCGCGCTGCACTCGGCGCACCGGGCCGCGTCGGCGATCCTCTCCGATCTGGGCGCCGCCGGTTCCCTGCACGCCGCCGAACCGTTGCCGACGGGCCGGCGGGAGCAGGCAGCGGCGTGAGCGGTGACCGGGGTACCCCTGGGGGCTGCGCCCCCAGGGGTGGGGGTCAGCCCAGGGCTGCGACCTTGTCGCGATAGGTGCGGGCCGGGGCCGCGTCCTTGTACGGCTCCAGCCTGCGCTCGAAGTCCCGGACGTACTCCAGGGCACGGACCGACCGCATCTCCGCCGCCTGCCCGGCGGCCTCCGCGGCCAGCTGGCAGGCCTGGTCGAGTTCACCGAGGCCGAGCCGGGCGGAGGCGAGGACCACCCGGCAGAACACCCGGCTGCGGGCGTGCGCGGCGGGACGCAGCTGGAGGGAGCGCTCGGCGTGCTGGGCGGCCGCCCGGAACTGCTGGAGGTCGCGGTGGCAGTGCCCGAACTCGTCGGCCAGCTGCGCCTCGTCGAAGAAGCGCGCCCAGTGCGGGACCTCGTCGCCGGACTTGGCCGCCTCCAGCGCGCGTTCGGCGCGGACGAGGGCGGCGGTCGAGGCACGCACCTCGCCGAGCACCCCGTGGCCGCGCGCCTCCGCGGAGTGCAGCAGTGCCTGCACGACGGCCGGGGCGCCCGTGCCGACCCCCTGCTGGGCCACCCGCGCGAGCTGCACGGCCTCGCGGCCGTGGCCGAGATAGACGGCCTGGCGGCTCATGGTGACGAGGACGAAGGAGCCGTACGCCCGGTCGCCGGCCGCCTGGGAGAGGCGCAGGGCCTGGACGAAGTAGCGCTGGGCCAGGCCGTGCGCGGCGATGTCGAAGGAGGTCCAGCCCGCGAGTCGGGTCAGGTCGGCGGCCGCGCCGAACAGGCGCCGGCCGGTCTGCTCGCCGTAGGCGCCCCGCAGCATCGGCTCGCACTCGTGCTCCAGGTAGCGCACGAGGGCCTGGCGGGCGTGGCCGCCGCCGTACCGGTCGTCGAGCGTACGGAAGAGCTCGCCGACCGAGCGGAGCGCGGAGATGTCGCCGCCGGTGACCCGCTGGCCGAGGCCCCGGTCACCGCCCTGGCCGCGCTGGCGGGGGACGGCTCCAGGACCCGGCAGCACCTGGGCCGGCGCTGCCATGGGCGGCGCGGAGGCGGGCTGCTGGGGCACGGCGGGCCGGTGCCCCGGACGGCCCTGGACGGGCACCCGGGCGAGCGGCTCGCTGCGGGCCACCTTCTCGTCGGCCCGCCCGATCAGCCAGTCGCGGCTCGGCACGACGAGCCCCGCCGGGGTGAAGGCGATCTTGCGGAGCTCGGCCTGACTGCCGGAGTCCTTGCGCCAGAGTCCGCCGACGATGTCGATGGCCTCCTCGGGGGTGCCGGCGAACTCCAGGCCCGCGTAGACGGGGGCGCAGGCGTCCAGGCCGAGGTCCTGGGCGGTGAGGCGGCGGCCCAGGCGCCGGGTGAAGACCTCGGCGATGAGCGCGGGGGTGGTGCCCCGGGGCTGCTGTCCGCGCAGCCACCGGGTGACGGACGTCTTGTCGTATCTGAGATCCAGCCCGTGCTCGAGGCCTAGCTGATCGACGCGACGGGCCAGCCCCGCGTTGGAGAAGCCCGCTTCTGCGATGAGCGCGGCGAGCTGGCGGTTGGGCGTGCGCTGCGCGGGTCGTTCCGTCATCTGCGGTGCGGTCTCCTGCCTCCCGGGCCTTTGACGTGCCCGGATGAAGTGCCCTGCTGCGGTGAGCAGCCCTTTTGGCCTCGTGACGGCGCGAATGTAGCGGAGCGTAAACAGCCGGTCGCACATATCGACGTTCATTCATCCGATCGTGTGAGGATTGACCCGGGGGCTGACGCGGAGCGCGCGGACGTACAGTGGCTTGGGCGCTTTACGTGCCTTACGACTTTCCAGGGAGGCGCTTGCCGTGAGCGAGCTGCGGTTCGTCCGGATGGGGTTCGGCGGGGACGCCGTCGAGTACCAGGAGGCGTGGGACGAGCAACGCCGCGTGCACGCGGCCCGGTTCACCGACGAGGTGCCGGACACCGTGCTGCTCCTGGAGCACCCCCCGGTGTACACCGCGGGCCGGCGCACCGCCGACGACGAGCGCCCCCTGGACGGCACCCCGGTCGTGGACGTGGACCGCGGCGGCAAGATCACCTGGCACGGGCCGGGGCAGCTGGTGGGCTACCCGATCCTGAAACTGCCGCGGCCGGTGGACGTCGTCGCTCATGTGCGGCGCCTGGAGGAGGCACTGATCCGGGCGTGCGCCGAGTTCGGCCTCGAGACGTCCCGGGTCGAGGGCCGCAGCGGGGTGTGGGTGCTCGGCGATCCGGTGGAACGGCGCCCGTCGCTCGGCGGCCTGTCGCTGGACTTCGACCCCCGGCTCACCGACGAGGAGTTCGATCCGCGGCTGAACGGCCCGGAGTACGCCCCCTCGAACGCGGGCCAGCGGCGCGAGGACCGCAAGATCGCGGCGATCGGGATCCGGGTCGCCAAGGGCGTCACGATGCACGGCTTCGCTCTCAACGTGAACCCGGACAACAAGTGGTTCGACCGGATCATCCCGTGCGGGATCCGGGACGCGGGAGTCGCCTCACTGGCCTACGAGCTGGGCCGGGACGTCACGATCGACGAGGTGCTGCCGGTCGTGGAGCGGCACCTGAAGGACGTCCTCGGGAGCGCGGAACCGAAGCCGCGGGAGATCGAGAAGGCGACCGCCTGACCGGGAACAGTCCCCTCGGCTCTGAGGTTGGCCTCACAGCAGAACCCGGTAAACACGGGCGTACCCTGGTGTACGCCGAAGAATCGAAAGTCTACGCAGACAGGCAGGGAGCCGACGTGTCCGCAGTCGCACCCGACGGACGCAAGATGCTGCGCCTGGAGGTCCGCAACAGCCAGACCCCCATCGAGCGCAAGCCCGAGTGGATCAAGACCCGGGCGAAAATGGGTCCCGAATACACCAAGATGCAGAACCTCGTGAAGAGCGAGGGCCTGCACACCGTGTGCCAGGAAGCCGGCTGTCCCAACATCTACGAGTGCTGGGAAGACCGTGAGGCCACCTTCCTGATCGGCGGCGACCAGTGCACCCGGCGCTGTGACTTCTGCCAGATCGACACCGGCAAGCCCGAGGCGCTGGACCGTGACGAGCCGCGGCGCGTCGGTGAGTCCGTCGTCACGATGGACCTGAACTACGCCACCATCACCGGTGTGGCGCGCGACGACCTGGCGGACGGCGGGGCGTGGCTCTACGCCGAGACCGTCCGGCAGATCCACCGGCAGACCGCCGAGCGGGAGGCCGGGCGCACGAAGGTGGAGCTGCTCGCCCCCGACTTCAACGCCGTTCCGGAGCAGCTGGCGGAGGTCTTCTCCTCGCGGCCCGAGGTCTTCGCGCACAACGTCGAGACCGTCCCGCGGATCTTCAAGCGGATCCGCCCCGGCTTCCGTTACGAGCGTTCGCTCGACGTCATCACGGCCGCCCGCGACTACGGGCTCGTCACCAAGTCGAACCTGATCCTCGGCATGGGCGAGACCCGCGAGGAGGTCGGCGAGGCGCTCCGGCAGCTGCACGACGCCGGCTGCGAGCTGGTCACCATCACGCAGTACCTGCGGCCCTCCGTGCGCCACCACCCGGTGGAGCGCTGGGTCAAGCCGCACGAGTTCGTGGAGCTGAAGGAGGAGGCCGAGCAGATCGGCTTCTCAGGCGTGATGTCGGGACCGCTGGTACGGTCCTCCTACCGTGCCGGGCGCCTGTACCGGATGGCCGTCGAGAAGCGCGGCGCGTACATCGCCTCGCAGGCCGTCTGACGCGACGTCATCGTCCTTGCGCCGTAGGGACGCAGGCCGACTGTGTGAACTCGCGCACAAGCTATTACTCGCCAGTACTGACCGATATGACGCGGCCCCGGCCGTCCTCGCAGATGAGGGCGTACGCCGGGGTCGCGTCAGCGTTTCGGCCCTGCGCGTCAAGGCTTCATTCGTGTTTGACCGGCCGGTCACGCCCTGGTAACACCAAACAGTGACGCTGGTATCACGTCACGTGCACCACGCCCTCCCGCAGCACCCCGCCCGTACCCGAAGCCGTCCGAGGGGGACACCCACCATGCAGGCCGCGCCCGTTCGCGCCACCGCGATCCCGACCTTCAGCACCGCACTGCGCGCCGTCGAGTCGCTGCTCATGAGCAGCGGCCAGCGCACCGCCCGTCGCAACGCCTGGACCTCCGTGCTGGAGGACCGCCGTCGCGCCAAGGACCGGGTCGAGGCGCAGCGCGTCCTCGAGGCGGTCACCTCCGCCCGCCCCTGACCCACCCCCTCCCCGCACTCCCCACACCTCCCCTCCTGCCGTCGTAGGCACTTCCGAGGCCACGTAGACTTCGTGGCATGGCGAGAAGTGACAGCGCGGCGGACGCCGCTAACCCCGGGCGACTGAAGCAGATCGCCCTGACGTTCAAGATGACCCACAAGGCCGACAAGACGATCGGTTTTGTCCTCGCGGGCGTCTTCCTCATCACCTTCGGCGTCTTTCTCGCGATCGGTTTCCTGATCGGTCACCCGGTCTACCTGGGCATCCTGGGATTCCTGCTCGCCTTCCTCGCGACGGCGATCGTGTTCGGGCGCCGGGCCGAACGGGCCGCCTTCGGCCAGATGGAGGGCCAGCCGGGCGCTGCCGCGGCCGTCCTCGACAACATCGGCCGGGGCTGGACGACGACCCCCGCGGTGGCGATGAACCGCAGCCAGGACGTGGTGCACCGGGCCGTCGGCAAGGCCGGCATCGTCCTGGTCGCCGAGGGCAACCCGAACCGGGTGAAGAGCCTGCTGGCCGCCGAGAAGAAGAAGATGAACCGCATCGTCGCGGACGTGCCGGTGCACGACGTGATCGTCGGTACGGGCGAGGGCCAGGTCGAGCTGAAGAAGCTGCGCACCACCCTGCTGAAGTACCCGAGGGTCCTGGCCGGTCCGCAGGTGACCGCGACCAACGACCGACTGCGCGCCATGGGCGACCTGATGAGCAACATGCCGCTGCCCAAGGGTCCGATGCCGAAGGGCATGCGCCTGCCGAAGGGCGGCGGCAAGGCCCGCTGAGTCACCTTCCCCACGTCACGTCACGAAGGGGGCGCCCGGATCACTCCGGACGCCCCCTTCGTCGTGCGACGACGGGCTGCGGGCCTCCGCCGGGTGGGCCTCCGCCGGGCGGGCCTCCGCCGGGTGGCCTTGGTCGGGTGACCTTGGTCGGGCGGGCCTTCGCCTGCCTTTGCCGGGCGGCGGGCTTTCACCGGGCGGGTGTTCGTCCGCCCTCTCCGGGCTGGCCTCCCCCGGGCTGGCCTCCTCCGGGCTGACCTGCCGCGGGCTGACCTCCCCCGGGCTGGCCTCCTCCGGGCTGACCTGCCGCGGGCTGACCTCCCCCGGGCTGCGGACCTCGGCCGGGCGGGCCTTCGCCGGATGTCGGGCCTCGGCGGGCGGGCCTTCGCCGGGTGGCGGGCCTCGGCGGGCGGGCCTTCGCCGGATGGCGGGCCTCGGCGGGCGGGCCTCCGCCGGATGGCGGGCCTCGGCGAGCGGGTGTTCGTCCGCCCTCTCCGGGCTGACCTCCCCCGGGCTGCGGACCTCGGCCGGGCGGGCCTTCGCCGGGTGGCGGGCCTCCCCCGGGCGAGCCTCGGCCGGGCAGAGCCTCCGCCGGGCGAGCCTCGGCCGGGCAGGGCCTCCGATCGGTCTAGATGCGCACTTCCACCGTGCGGGCCAGGCGGTCGTGCAGGCCGCGGCCGTCGCGGTCCCAGATCAGGGCCGGGACGGCCAGGCAGAGCAGGATCGTGCGCGCCACGGCCCGCAGGGGGCTCACCGCGCCGGTCCCGACGGACACCACCCGCAGGCCGAACAGGCGCTTGCCCGGGGTGCAGCCGACCGTGCCGACCGTCAGGACGCTCAGCACGAAGAAGACGAGGAGGGCCCAGTTGCCGGTCGCCGGGCGGTAGCCGTCCGTGATCAGGCTGTATGCGATCAAGACGCTGAAACCCCAGTCCACGGCCAGCGCACCGAGCCGTCGGCCGGGGCGGGCGATCGAGCCCGGCCCGTGCTCCGGCAGACCCAGCTGCTCGCCCCTGTATCCGAAGTCGACACCGGCTTCCTCGGCGGCCGCGCGGGGCCCCGAGAGCCACGAACCGATTGCATCCCTGTTGTCCACCCGACCACGGTACTGCGCCCGTTTCGCGATACGGACAGGTGGGGTACACCGGGCAGCCTCCGGTTAACTTGTGCGAAACAAATGGGTCACGCCCGAGAAATCACCCGTCCCTAGGGTCGATGTCAGCGTGTGCCACCGCACTGGCCGCACGAACGAACTACCACCCCGGCTCGACGGCCGGGAGTAGGAGGAGCTGGATGTTCCAGAACGCCGACGAGGCCAAGAAGTTCATCGCGGACGAGGACGTCAAGTTCGTCGACGTCCGCTTCTGCGACCTGCCGGGCGTCATGCAGCACTTCACGCTGCCGGTCGAGGCGTTCGACCCGGACGAGGAGCTGGCCTTCGACGGCTCGTCGATCCGCGGTTTCCAGGCCATCCACGAGTCCGACATGGCGCTGCGCGCCGACCTGTCGACCTCGCGCGTGGACCCGTTCCGCCGCGACAAGACGCTGAACATCAACTTCTTCATCCACGACCCGATCACGGGCGAGCAGTACTCCCGTGACCCGCGCAACGTGGCGAAGAAGGCGGAGGCGTACCTGGCGTCGACCGGTATCGCCGACACCGCGTACTTCGGCCCCGAGGCCGAGTTCTACGTCTTCGACAGCGTGCGGTTCCAGACCTCCGCGAACGAGTCCTTCTACCACATCGACTCCGAGGCCGGCGCCTGGAACACCGGTGCGCTCGAGGACAACCGCGGTTACAAGGTCCGCTACAAGGGCGGCTACTTCCCGACCCCGCCGGTCGACCACTTCGCCGACCTGCGTGCCGAGATCTCCCTGGAGCTGGCCGCGTCCGGCCTCCAGGTCGAGCGCCAGCACCACGAGGTGGGCACCGCCGGCCAGGCCGAGATCAACTACAAGTTCAACACGCTGCTCGCCGCGGCCGACGACCTCCAGCTCTTCAAGTACATCGTGAAGAACGTCGCCTGGCGCAACGGCAAGACCGCGACCTTCATGCCGAAGCCGATCTTCGGTGACAACGGCTCGGGCATGCACGTCCACCAGTCGCTGTGGACCGGCGGTTCCCCGCTGTTCTACGACGAGGCCGGCTACGCGGGCCTGTCGGACATGGCCCGCTACTACATCGGCGGCATCCTCAAGCACGCCCCGTCGCTGCTGGCCTTCACCAACCCGACGGTGAACTCGTACCACCGCCTGGTCCCGGGCTTCGAGGCCCCGGTCAACCTGGTGTACTCGCAGCGCAACCGCTCCGCGGCCATGCGCATCCCGATCACGGGCTCCAACCCGAAGGCCAAGCGCGTCGAGTTCCGCGCGCCCGACTCCTCCGGCAACCCGTACCTGGCGTTCTCCGCCCTGCTGCTCGCGGGCCTGGACGGCATCAAGAACAAGATCGAGCCGGCCGAGCCGATCGACAAGGACCTCTACGAGCTGGCCCCCGAGGAGCACGCGGGCGTCGCGCAGGTCCCGACCTCGCTCCCGGCCGTCCTCGACCGCCTCGAGGCGGACCACGAGTTCCTGCTCGCCGGTGACGTCTTCACGTCCGACCTGATCGAGACCTGGATCGACTACAAGCGCACCAACGAGATCGCCCCGCTCCAGCTGCGCCCGCACCCGCACGAGTTCGAGCTGTACTTCGACGTGTGACCGGCCCCGGGCCGGCAGGTCCGTGAGTCTTCGGGTCCGCCCCCGTTCCTGTTTCTCAGGGACGGGGGCGTCGCCGTATGGTTTCTGGCACTGCTGTTCGACGGAAGACCTCGACAGAGGTGACGGGGGAGAGACGGGAATGCCCGGACAGGACGATCTGGAGCGGGAGTTCGACCTCAAGTGGGCGGACGACGCGGCGCACAAGGAACCATCCGCGCGGGCCCGGATGCTGGCCGCCCGCTGGAAGGAGAACCCGCCCGGACCGGTCCCGTTCCGCGCCGACCCGGACCGGGTGGCATCGCCCCGGTCGTCATGGCTGTCGACGGCACTCGTGCTGGGCTGCGTGGCCGCGGTGATCCTGCTCTTGGGGTACGCGCGGTTCCGGGCGCAGTACTGACGTGCGGGAGCACATCGGTGGCGGGTCCGCGGCAGCGGTGCGGCTCGCCCGGGGAGTACCCCTGCGGGAGGCGCTCGACTGCGGTGCTCCAGCCGCCTGGACGGCACTGGACGCGGGCGCCCGACCGACCCACTGGGGCGCGCACTACCTGGTGGAATGGGAGTGGGACGGGGCCGGACGCACGCTGACCGCCGCCTTGCACGCCGGCGAGCCCCTCAGCGAGTCGCAGATCGCCCTCGCCCTGTGCCACCGGGACGGACGCGAAACGACGCGGAGGTGCTGTGGTCGCTGGTCCGGCATCCGGTACCGGGCGTACGTGCGCGGGCCGTGGCGGGACTGCGCGTGCTGGAGGCGGCCGACGCGCGGCGGCTGCTGCCGCTGCTCGACGATCCGGCGTCCGCGGTGGTCCGGGAGGTGACCGCGGCGGTGCTGCCCTCGGCGAAGCTGTTGCCCGAGGAGTGGCTCGTCGAACGGCTCGGCGCCGGGTGGCCCAGGGCTACGCGGATCGCCGCCTTCCGGCTGGTTGCGGAGCAGGGTGGGGCCGCGGGGCAGCGTGTCCTGATCACGCTGCGGGACGATCCCGACGAGGAGCTGCGGCAGCGGGCGACGCGGGTCGCGCGACGCTGAGTTCGCGGTGACTCGCCACCGGGCGTCGTGTCCGGTCCTGGTGCTCCGGCGAGGGCGGCGAGATCGGCCGCAGCACTTCTCGGGGAGCCTTTGCCGCGCCTGGGGCCGTTCGGGGACCGTTCATGGGAAGGGTGCGGTGCACACTGGCAGTGGGGCGAGTGCCTGACTGCGGGGTGATGCAGATGCAGAGCCGTTTCCGGAGCGACCGGCGGCTGACCGTGCGGATGACGGTCACGTTGTTCCTGCTCGGGCTGTTGTACGTGGCGTTCGTCGCCGCGCTGATCGTGTTGCTGAAGTCGTGGGTGCTGGTCGCGGTCGTCGCGGTGGTGATGCTGGGCGCGCAGTACTGGTTCTCCGACCGGGTCGCGTTGTTCGCGATGCGTGGGCGGGTCGTGGAGCGCGAGGAGTATCCCGAGCTGCATGCCGTGATCGACCGGCTGTGCGCGATCGCGGACATGCCGAAACCGGTGGTCGCGGTCTCCGCGATGGGGATGCCGAACGCGTTCGCGACCGGGCGGAATCCCGACCACGCGGTGGTGTGCGTGACGACCGGGCTGCTGGGGCGGCTGGAGCCGGCCGAGCTGGAGGGCGTGCTCGCGCACGAGCTGTCGCATGTCGCGCACAAGGACGTCGCGGTGATCACGGTCGCGTCGTTCCTGGGCGTCATCGCGGGCCTGATCGTGCGGTTCGCGTTCTACTCACAGGTGTTCGGCGGTGCGCGCAGGGACCAGAACGCCGCGGTCGTCTTCGCCGCCGTGATGGGTGTCTCGGCGGCCGTGTACGCGCTCAGTTTCCTGCTCATCCGGGCCCTGTCCCGGTATCGCGAGCTGGCGGCGGACCGGGCGGCGGCGCAGTTGACCGGCCGACCCTCGGCCCTGGCCTCCGCGCTCACGAAGGTCTCCGGCGACCTGGCCCGTATCCCCACGAAGGACCTGCGGACGGTCCAGGCCTTCAACGCCTTCTACTTCACCCCCGCGCTCGGGGCCGAGCCCGGTGTGGCGGCGCTGTTCTCGACCCATCCGAGCCTGGAGCAGCGGCTCGAACAGCTGGGGCGGATCTCCGTCGAGCTGGGCGAGGCGGCCGCTCCGGGGAAGGCGGGCTGACCATGGGGCTGCTGGACATCCTGCTCGGCCGGACCAGGCCGGTCGTGCCCGACCTGGACCGGCTGTTCGCGCTGCCTTCGGCGGCGGTGACGCTGGAGGCGGCGGCCGGGTTCACCCCGACCGGGCAGGGTGCCGTGTGCTTCGCGACCGTCGAGGGTTCGGCCTTCGAGCAGACCCACCGGGAGGTCCAGGCGCTCCTCGACGCGGACACCGAGCGCACCGGCCCCCCGGTGCGGCTCGTGCGGGACGACTTCGGCTACTCCTGGCTTGTCTCGCAGCGCACGCCCGATCAGCTGCCGCTCCTGGTCAACGACCTGCACGCGGTGAACAGCGCGATGGAGGTCAACGGCTTCGGGCCGCAGCTTCTGTGCTCCCTGGCCGGGTTCGAGGACCGGCGGGCCGGTACAAAGGAGGAAGGCGGCCGCCGGCTGGCGCTCGTGTACCTGTACAAGCGGGGTTCGTTCTACCCGTTCGCGCCGCTGCCCGGTTCGGGACAGCGGCGCGACGGCGCACTGGAGCTCCAGGCGCAGGCCGCCCTGGCGGGCGACCTGCGGATCGAGCAGGACCTGGGCCGTTGGTTCCCGGTGTGGGGAGCCCCCGGCCTGTAGGCGGGCCGGACGGCCTACTTGCTGCGCTCGCGCTCCTGACGGCGGGACTCCAGGGGGCGCTCGCGACGGTAGCGGCGCTCCCACTTGGCCTGCTTGTCACGGCGGTCGCGGTACGCCTTGTACGACGTCGGCGCGGTTCCCGCGCTCGGCGCGGGGCCGGGCGCGGACGGCCCGGACGAGTCGAGCCCGTACCGCACGTACAGGAAGAGCACGCCGGCGGCGGCGAGCCAGTAGAGCGGGTTTCCGAATCCCAGGACCACCAGGACGACGGCCCCGGAGAGAACGACGGTGCCCATGGAGTACCTCCTTCCTGGGCGAAACAGGTGACTGTGCGTGACGTGGGGGGTGGGGTGGTGCCTTCAGCGTACGGAGTCCGTCACTCAACGTGCATCTCCTTTTCCGCGGCCCTGCAGTCGGGCGAAACGGACTCAGCAGGTCGGGCGGCGCGGCGACGGCGGGATCAAGCTGCACCAGGCGGTGACCCGCACGGCGGTGGGCGCGGCCTGCGGCGCCGTCTGGGGGATCGTTCACCGACACGGGCTTCAACGACGACTTCACGAAGGACCTCAGCCGGAACCTGCGCCCGGGCGCAGTGACCCTGTTCGTCCTCGTGAAGCATGCGGCCGAGGACAAGGTGATCCCGGAACTCACGCCGTTCGGCGGCCGGTTGGCGCAGATCTCACTGAGCAAGGTCGAGGAGGAGCACCTCCGCGAGGCGATCAGGGCTGCCCGGACGGAAACCGCCCGTGAGTGAATGGGGCCCATGAGCGAACTGTCTCCCTTCACGCACGAACACGACGGTGAACGGCTCAGCGGGGTGCACGGCGGTGGTCCGGGAACGGTCACCGCCGTTCTGCTGCACGGCGCCGGAAACGGCGACAAGGAGCGACTCCTGCCGCTGGCGCGCGAGTTCACCGTCCACGGCTGCCGCGCTCTCGCCCTCGACTTCTCCGGGCACGGCGAGAGCAGCGGCTCGCTCCGGGAGTCGAGCCTGCGCCGACGCTTCGAGCAGGCGGTCTCCGTGATCGACGCGTACGTCCCGGCGGACGGGACGCTGGTCCTCGTCGGGTTCAGCATGAGCGGGCAGACGGTGGCCGACCTGGCCGCGTTCTACCGGGCCCGGGTGACGGCCATCGGCCTGTGCGCGCCCGCCGTGTACGCGGCCCGGGCGTGGGACCTTCCCTTCGGCGAGGGGGACGGGGAGTTCAGCGCGGTCATCCGCAGGCCCGGGAGCTGGCGGGAGGCGCCCGCGCTCGACGTGCTGCGCGCTTACGAGGGCCGGGCGGTGCTGGCCGTGCCGGGCACGGACACGGTGATCCCGCCGCAGGTGACCGAGGCGGTCCAGGACGCGCTCTCCGCCCGCGCCCGGTACACGCGGTTCGAACTGCCTGCGGCGGGACACCGGCTGGGCCTGTGGTTCCAGGACCACGCGGCGGACCGGCGCGCGTTCGTGACCGCCGTGCTGGCCGACCTCGACGAGCACCGTCGGACGACCACGCCT
Protein-coding regions in this window:
- the glnA gene encoding type I glutamate--ammonia ligase, with the protein product MFQNADEAKKFIADEDVKFVDVRFCDLPGVMQHFTLPVEAFDPDEELAFDGSSIRGFQAIHESDMALRADLSTSRVDPFRRDKTLNINFFIHDPITGEQYSRDPRNVAKKAEAYLASTGIADTAYFGPEAEFYVFDSVRFQTSANESFYHIDSEAGAWNTGALEDNRGYKVRYKGGYFPTPPVDHFADLRAEISLELAASGLQVERQHHEVGTAGQAEINYKFNTLLAAADDLQLFKYIVKNVAWRNGKTATFMPKPIFGDNGSGMHVHQSLWTGGSPLFYDEAGYAGLSDMARYYIGGILKHAPSLLAFTNPTVNSYHRLVPGFEAPVNLVYSQRNRSAAMRIPITGSNPKAKRVEFRAPDSSGNPYLAFSALLLAGLDGIKNKIEPAEPIDKDLYELAPEEHAGVAQVPTSLPAVLDRLEADHEFLLAGDVFTSDLIETWIDYKRTNEIAPLQLRPHPHEFELYFDV
- a CDS encoding SCO2583/SCO2584 N-terminal domain-containing protein; the encoded protein is MPGQDDLEREFDLKWADDAAHKEPSARARMLAARWKENPPGPVPFRADPDRVASPRSSWLSTALVLGCVAAVILLLGYARFRAQY
- the htpX gene encoding zinc metalloprotease HtpX translates to MQSRFRSDRRLTVRMTVTLFLLGLLYVAFVAALIVLLKSWVLVAVVAVVMLGAQYWFSDRVALFAMRGRVVEREEYPELHAVIDRLCAIADMPKPVVAVSAMGMPNAFATGRNPDHAVVCVTTGLLGRLEPAELEGVLAHELSHVAHKDVAVITVASFLGVIAGLIVRFAFYSQVFGGARRDQNAAVVFAAVMGVSAAVYALSFLLIRALSRYRELAADRAAAQLTGRPSALASALTKVSGDLARIPTKDLRTVQAFNAFYFTPALGAEPGVAALFSTHPSLEQRLEQLGRISVELGEAAAPGKAG
- the pspAB gene encoding PspA-associated protein PspAB, encoding MGLLDILLGRTRPVVPDLDRLFALPSAAVTLEAAAGFTPTGQGAVCFATVEGSAFEQTHREVQALLDADTERTGPPVRLVRDDFGYSWLVSQRTPDQLPLLVNDLHAVNSAMEVNGFGPQLLCSLAGFEDRRAGTKEEGGRRLALVYLYKRGSFYPFAPLPGSGQRRDGALELQAQAALAGDLRIEQDLGRWFPVWGAPGL
- a CDS encoding DUF1269 domain-containing protein, with translation MRPGAVTLFVLVKHAAEDKVIPELTPFGGRLAQISLSKVEEEHLREAIRAARTETARE
- a CDS encoding alpha/beta hydrolase, producing the protein MSELSPFTHEHDGERLSGVHGGGPGTVTAVLLHGAGNGDKERLLPLAREFTVHGCRALALDFSGHGESSGSLRESSLRRRFEQAVSVIDAYVPADGTLVLVGFSMSGQTVADLAAFYRARVTAIGLCAPAVYAARAWDLPFGEGDGEFSAVIRRPGSWREAPALDVLRAYEGRAVLAVPGTDTVIPPQVTEAVQDALSARARYTRFELPAAGHRLGLWFQDHAADRRAFVTAVLADLDEHRRTTTPS